The window cttttcccttggatagggggagtgcagaactagagggcataggtttagggcgagaggggaaaattttaaaagggaccttgcaGTCAACCTTTTTTTACAGAGGgtgatgagtgtatggaatgagctgccagaggaagtggtggaggcatctggatgggtatatgaataggaagggtttagagggatatggaccaagtgatggcaaatggaactagactaattttggatatctggtcggcgtggacaagttagattgaaggatctgtttctgtgctttatgtctctgactctatgactggtgAAAAGCGTTGGCATTCGTCGAAACATTTATGCAACAGAAAATTATAAGAGGGTAAAGATAAGCCTCACGTCATTGATCCATGAATCCTGGTTGTATGGATGTATTTCCAGTAATAGAGTCAGTATGGCATGGAAGGAGTCCAAAAGACGGCTTCTTTTACAAAAAGTCACACTTAAAACTTAAATCTGAGTCTTCTGGAAATGTAAGACAACAGTGCGTTAATATAAGACAGATAAGTCTGGGGTATATGTTACGTATTTGATGGAATGTTTATGGCTCCAAAATCCTGATTTGCAGTTGTTTCTGGGCTCATAATATTGTACTGCAGAATATTGTATATCTTCAGTAAGAACGTCAATACCGCACGATAGATGTTCATTCAGCAACTTGAGTGAACTCTTCATGGAGTATGcaatccaccacattcccctgcTGTATTCATTTACATATAGATCAGCACAAAGATCTTGGGTAAGAGAGGAAAGAATGTTCCACAGAAACTAGAATTGTGTGTTTTGACTTTCTATTGTGGACTGACAGAGATGACCTTTGCAATCTCTTTCCACAGGAATATTACAAGAGAAGAATTTGGAGGCAGAAATCTCAGACCAAACATCACATCGAAGTCTGACAGTCGATTGATTCACCAGGACTTGGATATTGATGGCCTTGAAAACAAAGGGGAGAAGGTCTGCCTGCTTTGTTAGGTTTTAAgcgtcagtgtgactggaaactcagagtctcgcacacccacacaccagaGCAGTGACTGGAACATGCTTTACAGACTGAATGAGAGTCCCCCAATAATCAGAGGGTTCaccagtaacaccacacacatgcTGTAAGCGTGAGCGAGTTTCAACTGATTGTTGAACCTGGAGAAGTGCGAGGACACCCGCACCATGGAGAAATCATGAAAATGCGGGGAATGTAGGAACGGTTTCCCTTCCTCGCCTGCCCGATATTCATCAGCATTTATACACCAGGCAGCGGCCATTCACCTGCATTCAGCACAGGAAAGGCTTCACTCAGTCGCATCACCTCTTGGTCCGTACCGGGGAGAAACTGCTCATCTGCCCTGTATGCTGAAGCAGATGAAGGACATTTTTTATCCTGGATGGAGCATTCTGCAGGTATAcctgaaatagatacatttgtctctatcccattgagTCTCCAGCACAGAACCAGGCCAAGCTGCTCAATTGGTCTCTGTGTTTATTCTCCACCTGAGCCTCCATCCACCCCTCTTCATTGCCCCCCATCTTCCCTCCATCAGCATAAAGGTATCCCCCACTTTTTCAAAGTTCGCTTTACACTACTTCACTTTTACAAAAGACCTACATTAATACCTGCTCCCACAAaccgaaagaaatctgaagagtaTTGTCGCTTTTACAAAGAAAGGCATAATACAAATTAATTCATGGTAATTGCTTCTTCGATTTAGGCCATTTCggcttatgaaaggaacactctactttcaaatAGTGGGGGAAAGCTGTATcaatacaatacagcacagtctcAGGCCCGTCTCACTTGGTttaggcacacacacaccctcaagccTGTGCTAATTCTTAATCCTTACTTAGACCtgctatttattgcccatgtgtggtttctgttcctctgttcaCCTCCCGTTCATGTGTTTATCAAGATACACCTTAAACATTGTTAAGGTGCCTGCTTCCACTACCTgcactggcagtgcgttccaggaaCTCCCACCACCCCTCTGTGtgattccccacccccaccatctctcCCCCAAACAGTCCCCtgctcaccttgaacctgtgccctcttttaGTTGACCTTTCCACTTTGGAGGGGAAAAAAACACCTCTGACtatcacagaatccctccagcgtggaaacagaccattcagcccaacaagtcaataCCGGCCCTCTAAAGATTAACGCATGGAGACCCGTTCCCTTACCCCTAttatctacatttactcctgagtAATGCAccgaacttacacatccctgaacaatggggcaatttacacacagacaatccaacttaacctgcctctccctggacactatgggtaacatAGCAtcgctaatccaccctaacctatacatgtttggattgtaggaggaagccggagcagccagaggaagcccacgcagacacgggaggtgGGGTGCAGGGATAAtctgccaactccacacagctaGTTGCCTGACACTAAAATCGaacgcaggtccctggcactgtgaggtgtcAGTGCGAACCGCTGAGCTACCCTGCTACCCCTGTCCAGCCAATCTGTGTCTCTCATCATTTTGTCAAGGTCTCTTTTCAGCCTCTGtttttccaaagaaaacaatccaggTTTATGCCTCCTCTGCTCGTAACGAGAGCCCTCCAGACTAGGTAATGTCCTGGTGAACCTTGTCTGTATCCTCAGCCAGAGCACCCACATCCTTCCAGTagcacagtgaccagaactgcacacaatattccgaatGTGGCTAGAATAAACAGCTGTAATGTAACTCTTACACTCAAGGAAGCGTGCtgtataccttcttgaccaccgtGCCCACCTGCATTACCActatgcccagatccctctgtatgccaGTGCTCCTATGTGTTCTGCCATTTATCATACAATTCTCATATTTCCTTCATCTCTATCGAGCTTCACCTTAACTAtctttctctcttcatctcttttcccccctcctcAAATCAGcataccataagaccataggagcagaaattaggccattcagcccattgagtctacttcgccattcaatcacggctgatacgtttctcaaccccattctccccgaactccttgatccccttgatactcaagagcctagctatctcagtcttaaatatactcagtaacTTGGCCTCcgcagctttctgtggcagtgaatttcatagattcaccatactctggctgaagaagtttctgtcccctctgttctaaagggtcttcccttgacAGGAAAGCTGAGCCCTCAGGTTCTAGTttgtcctaccaatggaaacatcttcccaacatccacaccGTTCATtattctgtaggtttcaattagatcccaccccacccccaatccttctgaactccatgaagTTTAAACCTAGAGTCCTCTAATGTTCTTATGTTAAATTTTTCATTCCTGGACCATTCTTTTGAACCACCTCTGAACacgttccagggccagtacatccttcctgagatatggggcccaaatctacatacagtactccaattgtggcctgaCCGGAGActtacagagcctcagaagtacattcctgcttttatattcaagtctgaTCAAAATAAATGccttcattgcatttgccttcctaaccaatgactcaacctgcaagtttaccttgagagaatcctggagtagaactccatTGTCTGTTTGcacatcagatttctgaattttctccccataatccttctgTTCCAGAGTAGCAGCAGAGATTTCCAGACACCTCGATTGTTTTCAGGGATACCAAGGGATCTTGGGAATTGCCACTATCGCAAGAGGAggcagaggggaatgtggtgtggTCCTTTCAACTGCAGAACTTTCCAAACTCCCTGAGTCAGCAGGAACTCTTTCTGGACCAAGAAACAAAAGGTCCACTGAGAAACTGCTACATCAGAAGATCTCCgaggcagaaattaggccattcagctcattgaatggtggagctgacttAACCATTCTTAagtatcaagggttacggggagaattgGGTTGAGGAACGTATCAgcaatgattgaatagtggagcagactgaatggcctaatttctgctagtTAACCATCCCTGGGAAGAAGGACACAAAACAACAAACTGTTTCCTGGGACAGATGAGCTAAGTGTTTAATAACCTCATGACAAAAGGACAATTAAGTTTGTCTGTGGAAGGAAGGCCCTGACGTAAAAGGGTTTTTTTGCAGGAAAGGCTGTATCAAACAAAGCACAAAACCTCGAGGATAAGAAGGTAAGCTACAGACCAGAGATCTCCAGaagtgtggggaggtggtgtTAGAATCGAAAGAAACATCACATCACAGATTTGAAAGTGAGGAATCTCCACCAGAATTCAACCTCAGAATGATGTAGCAGCAGGACTTGGAAGAAGAATGATGCATTGAATCCCTGGACACTTCCAGAGACATAAACTGTTGGTGGAAACTCAGTTAAATTCAGCCATCAATTGGGAGATAGCCAAGTTGTGAGTGAGGTTGAACTTGGTTACTTGAGGAGTTTTATTTTTGTTGTTACATACAATAAAgtgtaaatcattgtttcagcagttaatTGTGTGCAGTTTCTGAGTTAAGAGCCAAATTAAGGTGATTCACCCACAACCACAGTGAGAGGCTGCGATTCATGTTGACTccattgcattcagcagtacatcaCGTCAATACTCTTATAAAGCGAAGGCTGACAGCACcgcctttctcaaacagaaacacCCAGAGGAGCGTGTCGCCTAATAATCTGTAAAATTAGCATGAAAAGTGGTGTAACCTGCTCTAGTGATAAGAATAAATCCCcaacactttaaaatcaacaatcaGCAATTTATTTATCCAACTATCACGGTGAACAAATGAACAAAACGATTAACAAACTGGATACAGGCCAGGAGCAGATGGGTGGCACTGGTTTAGTTGGGGACCATGGactggttggtctgaagggtctgtttccaggctgcatGACTCCATAGCACGGAATGAATGGGGATCCATCCCAAAGATGATAAAGGTTTCAAGCACCACCTTAGGCAAATGTGTGGACTCCCTCCAGATAACTGAGGGCAGTGGGGCACTGTGAGGGTCAGTAGATCAGTCAGCCAGCCAGTTCTTTCCAGGAGACTTGTCTCAAGAAAGGAAGTGGTTTCCTGTCCCATCAGCCAGATTATCCAGTTTGGATAATATTTGGTCCTCTTTCTCCAACAAAATATGTAGTCAGGGCAGTGTCTATAACAACAATGTTATTAAACTTGGAAGAGTGCTGAAGACAtatacaaggatggtgccaggactcaagggtctgtgtaaaagggagaggttggacaagctaagatatttttatttagagcattagagactgagagaggcccttagagaagtgaagagatcgtgagagggtgaatgcactcagacttttaccccagggttggggatgtgagggctagagggcatcagtttaaggttagaggaaaaagaataaaagggaacgtgAGGGGCAACTTTATTTATGCAGACGGTGGTAGACATATGGAATAagatgccagcggaagtggttgaggtgggtacattaacaacatttaaaaggcatttggacaaatacgtggataggaaaggtatggaaggaaatgggccaagtgcagggaaatgggcttaGTGTTGATGGACAGTTTGTTCGGCGTGGaccatgttgggccgaagggcctgtctcctgcTGTGGGACTCTATGATTCGCATCTCTTTGTCGGTCCGACAGTTTTGAGTTTCCAAATTAACATCTCACTAAATCAGGCCGAATAAAATCCAATCTCATTCGTCAACTCTGatgcagaggtgctggtgttgaattggggtggacaaggtcagaagtcacacggcgccagatgaagtgatgaaggagcagcactcatgaAAGAGCAATGCtcctaaagcttgtgatttcaaataaacttgttgcactgtaacatggtgtcatgtgacttccaaCTTCTTCAACCCTGGGTTTGTCtcaaacttgatgggatactttgtccaactctgCATATTTTATCAGTATCGCTTGAAGGAAatctttttttaagattagattccctacaggatggaaacagttcctttggCCCAAAAAGTTCACACTGGCCCTcgcagagtaacccagccagacccattcccttatccctattcctctacatttaccccaactaatgcaccacacctacacatccctgaacactatgggacaatttagatgGGCCAATCCaaactaacctgcacacctttagactggggaaggaaaccggagcactcagaggtaACCCATACAGATGTGGGGTGGGGCATCGTGAAAGCTACACACAGACTGTCATCCCGAGTGTGGATTTGAACGCAGGTCAGCATCGTGAGGCAGTGGTACTAACCACTgcgtcaccatgccacccctgagCCACATAGGTGGgcttgcggggggggggggggggggggatggtgagtccagcacaaaacaaaaaaaaacccactaCACCCACTGTCAGAATGGGCAGGAGGTTCAGCCCTGTGGGTGACCCACTGCTGCGTCACTGGTGGAATCTGATTGTTGGATgcactggtgcccccgctggtgcctcTGCAAGTTGCAGGACAATGTGAACCTCCGCCCGCAGTCGGGGCAGGcaaacggcttctccccggtgtggacccattggtgggcCAGCAGTTTGGAGGAGCGggtgaaccccttcccacactcggggcagctgaatggcctttccctggtgtggacccgccggtgggacaacaggtcagaggaattgctgaaggccttaccacactcagggcaggcgaatggcctctcccccgtgtggattcgccggtgtctcagcaggtcagaggaattgctgaaggccttcccgcactctgggcagctgaagggccgcTCCCCCTTGTGGACCCGCTGatgggccagcaggttggaggatttactgaaggccttcccacactctgggcagctgaagggcctctcccccatgtggacctgctgatgggccagcaggttggaggaattgctgaaggccttcccacactctgggcagctgaagggcctctcccccgtgtggacccgccggtgcctcagcaggttggaggagtcgctgaaggccttcccgcattcggggcagctgaatggcctctcccccgtgtggactcgctggtgcttcagcaggtcggaggaattgctgaaggctttcCCGCACTCGTGGCAACTGAAGAGCCTGTCCCCTGTGTGGAATCGCTGGTGGGTCTGGAGGTTGTCCACCCAAGTGAACCCTTTCCCGCACATGGAGCAGTAAGACGTCCTCTCACCAGTGTGTGTCTGCTGGTGGGCCAGCAGGACACAAGAGCAGGTAAAGCCCTTCGCCCgctcggggcaggagaacggcctcttCCCAGTGTGATTGCACTGATGAGCCGCCAGGACAGATGGGACACGGAAGTccttcccacagtcgccacacttccatggtttctcAACAGGTTGTGtttcctcgggtttctccatggccgaagcttcagctgcacacacacgtgtacaaccCCGCCATGAATTCTTCTTTCCAGGCAGTAGagttgtttcaggctccacactcagtgcgctgCAACAATAGGGTCTTTCAACCAGTGCCCCCggactcaaacaggaaccaaaaagaaagctttgctccttctcacagaatcatagttgaaaattgttgTGGTCCTGATGGATTGAGTAACTGTCAGATACTGACGTGAAAGGGAGGACTggagacgctggagagtcagagtcaaaaactgcgtcgctggaaaagtgcagcacggcaagcagcatcagagaagcaggagaatcaacattttgaacATCAGCCCTTTATCTGTTGActttgaaacttctgtcttcagataGTCTGTAAGaaaagattacaaaagtcatcactgccaGTCTGGTTAAGAGtgagatatcaaggcattgacacTGACACCAGAGAGCAACTGTACACACAGATGTGGCAAATGTTAGTGGCAAGCCAGAGTGATAGAGATAttaggcacagaaacagacccttcggtctaattcATCCGTGCCAACTAGataacctaacctaatctcggccgatttgccagcatttggcccacatcgtctaaacccttcctaatcgtatacccatccagatgccttttaatgtcataattgtatcagcacccaccacttcctctgacagctctttcCTTAAACACGCCACTTTCTGCATGAAAGACttatcccttaggttcctttgttAAGTTCTTTTGCTTGAGCTTCTTACACTGCAAtacgccaacttctgtgaacaaccaAACTTTATTAAGTACAGTACAAGCTGTGGAGAAACTCTTAATACTCTTCGCAATGCTGGTACACAGCAgtaccaaaaaaaaaacaaatcccttaaacaaagtaaaactgaaacagagacttacagttgaagttagaagggcagaaggagacagTGTTAGCAGCCTTTCTCCACATAGACCACTGCTTAACTCACCCAAACGAGACTTCAGCTTTcaggactgaccactcccctttcattgtacaggtcacttctaaaacataaaagctttggccTCAAGACTCATCTGTTCACATATAACCAAAAATGCCTCCCAATAccatttttcatctctgtactaaaCCAGCCGCTTCAGAGCCCGGGTCTTTTTaccacccctctgaaaaaaaaaaccaaggacacagcaTCCTTGAGAAGAAGGACCAGATTTTagtaaaaggaccagctttgtgacagagggatataggccaaacactggcaggtgggattagattagtttgagaacatagcatggagtagttggactgaagggactgtttctgtgctgtttgactcggTAACTGTTCTGCAATGGtctgaaaaccattttcttgccttccccataAACATCCAATTCTTTGTTGTtccaaaatcagatgaactcagccttgaatatattcaatgatcccataactgcaggaagacatccccacttctggactcaattcctcttgcttaTATAACACCTGCTttgctcattgcttgctgcacctgtgacaactggcattgactggtatggaaggacgctgaggcccctttatacacattcctgatgaagggctcgtacCTGTAACGCGGactctccggctcctcggatgctgcctcatctgctgtgctttttgagcaccacactttttgactctgatctccaacatttgcagtcctttctccacatcccaatatatccccatttaaacaatgcatctCCTTTCTGCTGTTTACCCCCCAACAGGGAATGCTATCACTTCACATCGTGGTACTGCATTTTCCATGAGTTTGCCAACTGAGACACAAACTTGGCCcaacttttccagaatctgtcCCCTCCATAAAttgagattgagagagacagagacaatagAGACGTCTCTGATTACacgctccttccggtcctccagggCTTCCTATTGGTCCAACAAAAGGAGATCACGCGCAGTTTTCGCCGACAACAACCAGGAGCACGCACAGGTTTTGCTGACACCGACGAACATGCGCAGTGTGTGTTGTCACCAAGGAGCATGCGCAAGACGCTCTGTGAAGTTGCTGGTGTTACTGACAGGTTTTGTGCACAAATGACAATCGGAGACAAGAAAGGCTGGAGTCACATTTTATATTTATCCTGCGACTCGACATTTTATTCCTTTTGCATTTTATTTGACTACTcatcttttcctcagggtaggggactcccaaactggagggcataggttgagggtgagaggggaaagatttaaaagggacctaaggagtagAAAAAAAGTGTGAAAGTTAATTCCCCTCAAGAAGTGCCCtgtccaaacctgcacatctttggattgtgggaagaaaccggagcacccaaaggaatcccacgcagagaaggtgcaaactccactcagacagttgccagagactgagatcaaacccgggtccttagcgctataaggcagcagtgccagcCACTGAGCCTGTTCAGAAAAGCAGCAATTGATTTAcattagggcgagaggggaaaggattaaaagggacctaaaggggcaactatttcacggaGCGGGTGGTGCGTGGAttgaatgagctcccagaggaagtggtggaggctggtacaattacaatattccaaaggcatctggatgggtatatgaacaggaacgtttggagggataggggccaagagctggcaaataggcctagattaatttaggatatccaatTGGCACGGAACAaacagtttgtttccatgctccaCTACTCTATTTCTACATAGTCAGAACTGTTATGACACGGACTGCACCCCCCCACTAATTTAAACCTAAAAAAGATTTACCCCATGTGGTAATGTGTTAATTCAAGAGGTAAGGAACTGTTTctaaaagtcactatttaaagttttatttaacgatctaggacactaacttgcaagtgtttaaatctgctgggatttttcatactgccaaatctattcaaatctgtctaaaccagttcaaatctcAGACGAAAGCCCCCAAATTTTAAAACATTGGGTGCAACCTCCCCCACCTAATTTAAACCAGTAACATGGAGAAGGTTTaatccatgcagtaatctgtgaaaattcaagaaccAAGAAACTATTTCCAAAGGtcagtatttaaagtaaaaattaacaactttatttattAAAGTCcaattaacaactatttacaactcctttctctaacctatcttctaCCTTCCTCTGTATGATACCAGTCCAATAAAAAACCCTGATTAAGATTTGCCAAAAGGTTCAAACTtaaaaaccagccagctgttaaatcttctctttgtatcttcctctgtagatttgctctccaggtcggtgtcGATGTTTTTTCTCTGTGCAGACTCCTCTGGACAGGTACCTCTCAAAGAGTTCTTACTAGCAGCCTATATTTGTTGGTCGTTTGGCAGTTTTCCTGTAACTGTTCAACTGTATTTTTTGATTTTGTACTCCAAAGCATCAAATCATTTCATTGGTgttaatattagattagattaaattccctacagtgtggcaccaggcccttcggcccaaccagtccacaccgaccctccgaagagtaacccacccagacccatttccctctgacgaatgcaccgcACACTACGTGCAATATAGCATagccacttcacctgacctgcacatctttggactgtaggaggaaactggagaaccccgaggaaacccaagcagacacggggagaatgtgcaaactccacacagacagtcacccaaggctggtatcgaccctggtggtgtgaggcagcagtgctaaccaatattcgcaaaatactaaattcaaacttgattggaattcagTATTTTGGGGCAAGATTTAAATCAATTGGCCAAAATTGAGTATGTTTctgtctccaggcaacccagctactgagctgttcgaccaaatgttaaattgttaccttgttcagaacgTTTGGTGCTATGTCAGGTGGTTCTGCTCaattttcaactctcttaaaaggGAGaatacacctctacaccttctaACAGAACCAATTTTTCAAGACGAGGAATCGGCCATTCGCCCCTaacaggcgaaagtgagtactgcagatgctgaagattagagtcaagactatggtgctggaaaagcacagcaggtcaggcaacatccaaggagcaggaaaattgacatttcgggaaaattgacatttcgggcaaaagcctcatTCACCCCGAACAGCCTGTCCTCAACTGCACATAGTTCAAAGCAAGTTTGAGAAAGATGGCTGCAGCTTTGTCTTAATATAAAATTGAACATGCGTTCAAACTTTAATGCTGTTTCTGAATATATTATTTTAGCTATAATCAATTtgaaagatcagccatttctcgTGCACCTCTATCTCCCAGGCAGTGTCATCaccaaccattctctctctctctcttctgagaAGAGCTTGATACAGCGACCAAAGAGAGCTCGAGGCATGAGAAAGTTTAGTGGGAGTTGGAAGAGATACAGAATGGACAGGGTGACAGATTGTGGGGGCCATtgagagactggggggaacagagggt of the Chiloscyllium punctatum isolate Juve2018m chromosome 36, sChiPun1.3, whole genome shotgun sequence genome contains:
- the LOC140460612 gene encoding uncharacterized protein — its product is MEKPEETQPVEKPWKCGDCGKDFRVPSVLAAHQCNHTGKRPFSCPERAKGFTCSCVLLAHQQTHTGERTSYCSMCGKGFTWVDNLQTHQRFHTGDRLFSCHECGKAFSNSSDLLKHQRVHTGERPFSCPECGKAFSDSSNLLRHRRVHTGERPFSCPECGKAFSNSSNLLAHQQVHMGERPFSCPECGKAFSKSSNLLAHQRVHKGERPFSCPECGKAFSNSSDLLRHRRIHTGERPFACPECGKAFSNSSDLLSHRRVHTRERPFSCPECGKGFTRSSKLLAHQWVHTGEKPFACPDCGRRFTLSCNLQRHQRGHQCIQQSDSTSDAAVGHPQG